The genomic segment AAAAACAAGTCTATGGAAACTTTTCTGAAAATCATACACACTACTTTTTTAAACGTTGCCAAAACGTATTCCAAAAAAATgattgtagagaaaaaaaaagtgcattgcCAAAGAGAGCAAGGAAGACATTCCCACACTAGGCTAGGCATCTTCTGTCTTAATCTTTACAACTCTCATTTTTACAGATAAGGGAATGGAGGCTAAATACCTTACCCTGGGTGGCAAGGCTGGGACAAATCCTCATCATATGAAGAGCACAAGAAATGGCAGATTAAATGCCTGGAAGATAGGGGGCGGGGAATAGGGTGGTGAGACTTTGACTCAAGAAGTTAAGTGATGGGAATAGAAATTaatccagaaaacaaaaacaaaaacaaaaaaacaaaaaccaaaactgtAAGTTCTTCAAATTCATCCTATGATCTGTGAATATTTGTCAATCCCATTAGACTGTGCCAGGTCTGAGCTCAGTGTTGGGGACTGAGTCCCTTCCAACTTAGGGAGCTCAAGATTAGTTACAATAAGACCTACCTAGGAAAAATTCATGAAAGCAGCCAGGGATTAAGTGACCACAAAGAGaaactggcaagctacagtctgtggggtcacagaattAGACATGATTTATGCGTTTCCCAAGTGGTgcatgtggtaaagaacctgcttgccaatgcaggagacgtaagagatgagggttccacccctgggtcgggaagatccccttaaggagcgcatggcaacccgctccagtattcttgcctggagaatctcatggactgaggagcctggtaggctacagtccatggggttgcacagaattggacaggactgaatcgacttagcaacccagaaacacaaagagaaacagaCAAGGCAGACAGGAACTGAGGAGTACTTGGAATCTTGGGTGTTACAGGCCATGATCCCTATCTGTTAACTCAGCCATCACACCTTCTCAGGAGTTCCCACCCCCAGGTCTCCATCAATACTTACCTGAATGGTTggaaccaccccacccccaccccaatcccCTCAACACATAcactggtctccctgcctccagtgCTGGTCACTCTCCATTCATCGTGGGACAAATGGGCTTCCTGAATCTGGAACCTCCCCTCCTCTCTTGATGAAGTCCCAGATCCTGCACCTCCCCAGCCTCAACTCTGCCCCCGCCCTCACCAGCTCCACAGGTCTCAGCCACACCAGATGGAGACCCCAGTTGGGTACCTGGAATTCTCTTCCACCCAGTTTGTCTCTTTGGAAACAACTACCTGCCCTTTCAAACATAGCCCAAGAGTCCTGTCCATCCAGGGGCCTTCTCAGGACTCCACCGCCACTTGGAGCCCCTTAGGATCagtgcccttttctcctcctaggGCCTCAGGCCTTGGGCAAGGTCATCCCTGGTGGTAAAGCCCATGTCCAAAAATCCTTTTTCTGGTAATGCCCCAATGGGCTTGCAGCCAAGTGGGCAGACACCAAAGAGGTAGTGGAGGGTCAGTGGGGGACAGGGGGCCACCCACAGGCCCCTCCCCACACTCTCCCACACCCCAGGATAAGGAACACAGGTTTCTGCGGAGCTGCAAAATAACCCCATCTTTCCTTCCTGTGTCTGGTCTTGTGTCTGCCAGGCCCTGTGTCTCACAGCAGCAACCGTGTGTGTCATTGATGCGACTCTGGTCACCAAGACGATGAGGAATAACTTGAAAAAAGCCCTGGGAATCAAAATGGAAACCAGCGGACCCTTGGCCCCGGAACCCACCCCACCCACAAGGACACCCACAAGGGGAGGCCCAAACGCACCTACAAGGGCAACTGTGAAGCAACGCAGCCGGTGGCAGCCACCCTCGAAAGCAACCTCGCAGGAGGAACCCTCGAGGACGCCTATGAAAAAAACCCCGCCAACTCCTCCCTCTGGCGGCTCTCGCCGCTGAGCTCTCACGCTGTCACCCATTTCCGCCCGCATGTGATCATAAAATCGGGACTGCTAAACCGGTAATACTTCTGCTTGTTCTTGCCGCCTTGCGTAAAAGTCGCGTTGCGTTTGCCGGCGTAAACTTACAGCCCTGGGCCGCCTCCAGAGGCCTCGCGAGGTCGAAGTTGCGAGGGGAGTTCAGCGCGGCagctgaaccaccaccaccacctgagcCGGAGACGGGGCGGCGGCTTCCGCGCAAGGGGTGGGCGGCCCGGAGATGGAGATGCGCGCGGTGCTCCTGGCGGGGCGCGCCCGCCGgagggcgggggccgggggcccgGGGCGGGTAGAGAGGGCTCGCGTGGGGAGGCCAGGCGCGCGCCAGGAGGGCGCCAGGCGTTGGCTTTTCGCTCCTCCTTCCTGGCAGTTGGCTGAGCGCGGCCTTTAAGTAGGTCGGTGGGCATCTGGCTCGCGCAAAGGCCGAGCCTGGCCAGGGACGGCAAGAGAAATTGGGCAGGCCGTGAGAACCTGAGAACTTCACGGTCAGATGGCTGATAAAAAGGACAAACCCGGGGAACcggcagcagcagccccagcagccccagcagcACCTGGAGCGCAGGAGGCTGAGAGTAAACGGGAGTACAGGAAAAAGTCAGAGCAGCCCAAAGATGAAGTGGGAACGAGGAAGGGGTGTCGCCGTTACAGGTGGGAATTCAAGGACAGCAATAAAGAGTTCTGGAGTGTGGGGCACGCCGAGGTCAAGCTCATTAGCTTGGTAAGTTGGGCCTGTATCCCTGGGTGGGAGCGGGATGTCCAaagatgggaggagggaggagggagaaggagtgGGCTCCCTGAGGCTCCTGTGGCCTGAGCCCTTTGCCATGGCTCAAAGGGCATGTCTCCTGGCAGGCCTGCCTAATAGGTTCGCTGGTAATGTTCACGGGGACCACTGTACACCCCATCCTGACACTCATCATCACCATGGAGATATCcatcttcatcttcttcatcATTATCTACACCTTCGCCATCCAGAGATACGTGCCCTTCATCCTGTGGCCCATTTCTGTAAGtgaggggtggtggggagtggcTGAGCCTGGTGTGACATCCGTGCATGTGTCTTGGCACTTGAAAAGTGACTGAACAAAGAGATACACCTCATCTCTCTTATTGTGTTCCAGGCATGGGCTTAGCACCTTCAGGTGGGGCCAGAGCAGGGGCAGCTGAAGTTAGGTAAAAAAGGCTTCCAAAAGGCTCAGCTTAAGGGTGGAGGGCCCCATCCCTACCTTGTGGTCAAAGGAAGAAGTCTGCTTTCCTGAAGCTTTGCTCTCCTTGGCAGCAAGGGGCGTGTAGCAACCAGTGGTTCCTGCCAACCCCTATGCCAGCACACTTGACTGAAAAGATCACTTCAAAGGTACCCTGTTGCCTGAAATCCAAGAAAGAAATCAGTCatataaaatgagaattaaaaagaaaaatcacttgtAAAGTAGCACCAGATCTACGGTGACTGTCCTTGTAAAGGGATGCTAAGTCCAGAAAGATGTTCAGCCCAAAGCAATCATTCACTGGAATGGGACTGAGCTGGGCAAGTTACCACTCCCagactctgtttcttcatctgtaacatgAACACAGTAATAATCTTGTATTAGATTGTTCctagagaggaaaaataaagtgCCTGATGCGAAgactcacggagctgaacccttGCCCATTACCTAGGTAATCATAAAACTTACCTACCTAACTTCCAACTAACCCAAGGTCCCTCGTTCATTGCTTGATCACAGCATGTCTCTAGAGTCCTGTGCTCACCATTTTCACTCACTTTATACACAAAATAGGTTCAGAATGGCCAAGCAACTTGCCCCCAGGTAATTCAGGTAGTAAGTGGCAGAAAAAGGATTCAAACCCAGCTTTTTTAGTAGAGTCTGAGTCCCTAACTGCAATCTGTCCTGCCTACTTGTTAAAAGTTTTTAGAGTGACCCACAggtctggagaaaggaaaagagggccaTAAAGCTCTTGGGAAAGGGATAAGCAGAGGACACATTTCCAGCCAAAGTCCTTGAGAAGATACTGGTAGTTCCCACAAGATGAAAAATCACTGAACCCTGAAAATCCTCCTGCTGTACTTACATAAAACTATTAGTGGGGAAATGTAAACACTATTGATTTAACTGAATGGCTGagttggcaaaagaaaaaaaaaggggaaacGCACAGATGCCAGAAATGGGAAACAGGAGCAGTGATCTAATCAGCTGCTTCAGTGTGGGTGGAGATGGCCCATGAAGTGTTAGCCCAGGAACTCTGAACATGGATTCTCACATATTCTCAAGTTAAGAGATGCGGCCTTGGTCCTAGGCAAAGTGGAGATTTAGAACCAAAAATCCCATACAAGGCCAGCACCCTGCAAAGACTGTACCCTGAGGGAAAAGACAGAGGAGACACCTTTTCCTTACACAGAAGAACAAGAAAGCATACTCATCTCTACCTGAGTTTTCAGTGAGGAAAAACCACAAAAGATCTTGAGAACTATGAACCTTGAGCTTACACTTTGTACGTGTGTGTacctgctaaggcacttcagtcatgtctgattctgtgtgactctatggactgcagcctgccaggctccttggtttatgcaattctccaggcaagaatactggagtgagttgccatgtccaccccccccccaggggatcttcctgatccagggattgaaccctcatctcttatgtctccagcattggcaggtgagttctttaccactagcaccacctgggtagcCCTTTGTATAGATTTGGTCTAAGTTTTCCTCCCTTCAGCCTGGAAACCTTCATGAAGTTTAGAAAACACACTGCCTGGAAACTGGCATAAAAATCAATCCCAATTTGATAGTATTCTGAAGAAATCCATAGGATTCTTGACAAACAAGTGCAAAATCATAATCAAAGCATAAACAAATCTCACAAGACAGGTTAcaggagtattcagttcagttgcccagtcatgtccgactctttgtaactccatggactgcaacacgccaggcctccctgtccatcactgactcctggagcttacccaaactcatgtccattgagtcagtgatgccatccaaccatctcatcctctgtcatccccttcttctctcgccttcaatctttcccagcatcagggtcttttccaatgagtcagctcttcacagcaggtggccaaagtgttggagtctCAGATTCAGCagcagtcctgccaatgaacacacaggactgatctcctttaggatggactggttggatctccttgcagtctaagggactctcaagagtcttctccaacaccacagttaaaaagcatcaattcttcagtgctcagctttctttatagtccaactctcacatccatacatgaccattggaaaaaccatagccttgactagacggacctttgttggcaaagtaatgtctctgctttttaaaatgctctctaggttggtcataactttccttccaaggtgtaagcatcctttaatttcatggctgcaatcaccatctgcagtgattttggagcccaagaaaataaagtcagccactgtttcctttgtttccacatctagttgccatgaagtgatgggaccggatgccatgattagttttctgaatgttgaaccttaagccaactttttctctgtcttctttcactctcatcaagaggctctttagttcttcttcactttctgccataagggtggtgtcatctgcatatctgagcttattgatatttcgcctggaaatcttgagtccagcttgtgcttcatccagcccagcatttctcatgatgtactctgcatagaagttaaataagcagggtgacaatatacagccttgacgtactcattttcctatttggaaccagtctgttgttcatgtccagttctaactgttgcttcctgacctgcatacagatttctcaggaggcaggtcaggtggtcttgtattcccaactctttcagaattttccacagtttgctgtgatccacacagtcaaaggctttggcatagtcaataaaacagaaatagatgttgttctggaactcccttcctttttcgatgatccagcagatgttggcagtttcatctctggttcctctgccttttctttttttttttttcctctgccttttctaaatccagcttgaacatctggaagttcacggttcatgtattggtgaagcctggcttggagaattttgagcattactttactagcatgtgagatgagtgcaattgtatagtagtttgagcattctttggcattgcctttcactggaattggaatgaaaacggaccttttccagtcctgtggccgctgctgagttttccaaatttgctggcatattgagtgcaccaccttcacagcatcatctgttagggtttgaaatagctcaactggaattccatcacctccactagctttgttcgtagtgatgcttcctaaggcccacttgacttcacattctcggatgtctggctctagttgagtgatcacaccatcgtgattatctgggtcgtgaagatcttttttgtacagttcttccgtgtattcttgccaccttttcttaatatcttctgcttctgttaggtccataccatttctgtcctttattgaggccattttgcatgaaatgttcccttggtatctctaattttcttgaagagatctctagtctttcccattctattgttttcctctatttctttgcattgattgctgaggaaggctttcttatctcttcttgctattctttggaactctgcattcagatgggtatatctttccttttctcctttgtttttcacttctcttcttttcacagctatttgtaagggctcctcagacagtcatgttgcttttttgcatttctttttcttggggatggtcttgatcgctgtctcctgtacaatgtcatgaacctccatccgtagtttatcaggcactctatctatcaggtctagtcccttaaatctatttctcacttctactgtataatcgtaagggatttgaataggtcatacctgaatggtctagtggttttccctacttttttcaatgtaagtctgaatttggcaataaggagttcatgatccgagccacagtcagctcccggtcttgtttttgctgactctatagagcttctccatctttggctgcaaagaatataatcagtctgatttcagtgttggccatctggtgatgtccatgtgtagagtcttatcttgtgttgttggaagacagtgtttgctatgaccagtgtgttctcttggcaaaactctattacctttgccctgcttcattctgtactccaaggccaaatttgtgtattattccaggtgtttcttcatttcctacttttgcattccagtcccctataatgaaaagggtgtgtgtgtggggcaaTCAAAAATGAATTCACACTTCCAAACTACAAAACTCATGACTAAGAATCAAGACCcagcaaaaataacaaatgggAGGATTAGAACCCTTAGAATATGAGATAGTAAAAGAACTgtctgaaaataatttataatacatttaaattataaagacataaataaaagcCTGAAGAAAAGAATAAGGCATTAAGAGGTCAGAAtagacagattttttaaaagttataagatATAATGTCTAGAGCCTGAACATATggttatggaaataaaaatgtcaataaattggttaaaaaatatattagacAAAAGCTGGGGAAGCAATGAGCCTAAGAATTTGGGAAAATTACCCAGAATATATTACTGATggataaagagagaaaatatgaagAGAGAAGTTGAAACCTAGAATATGGAATGAGAAAGTCCATCATAAACCTAATAGGAATTCCAGAAGAAGACACACAAGAGAATAGAGAATATTCAAAGTGATAGTAACTGAGACCCCTCCAGATTTAATGAGTGACAGCACTAAAAATGGCAGAGTAGGACTTTCCCCGGCAGTCCAGCGACTAAGActttgcacttccaatgcagggggcgcaggttcaatcccctgagatcccacatgctgtgcagccaaaaaaaaaaaaagaaggacagAGTAGGGAATTCCAAATCTCTGTCCTTCTACTAGAGCAATGATTAGGCTCTCAAAAAGTGTCAGAGTCAACTTTTTCAGAACTCTGAAAtctaattaaacaaaaacaaaatgcttaAGGGAGAAAGAAGTTACTGAATTTGGGTAAGAGAATTTTGTAGCCTTATAACTTAACCTGCCTGCCATCCCTCAATCCCCAGCTTGTCAGTGGACATGAAGATAGCCCACATTCCTGACCATATTCCTTGCTGGTGGCAGAGGGAACAATGCAAATCTTGTTCCCAAAGAATTAAGTTGTGTGCTTGACCTATCTGGTGGCTCCCTGAAGGACTGGCCAGGGACTTGCCTTTGTGTCACCTGCTTCAGAGTTTTCTCAAGGCTGAAGAAGCCTCCTAGATAGCATTTGTTAAAAGCATTTAAAGGCATATGTACTAATCATAGAAACCTGGGGCAAGGTTTTCCAAGAAGTAGACAGATCAGAAGTTTGGGAAGGAGATGCATGGGAGAAATAAGAACTTTGAAAAGCCTCCACCTCTACCAGGTAATCTAGGACAGCAcatgcccagaaaaaaaaaaaaaaaagaagaagaactaagCTTTCGCCTTTGGCTGACCTTTAGGCTCTGCACAAGCAGCAAGTAAAAACTAAGAGATCTAAACAGCTTGGAGAGATATTGAAGGAGTGCCCTAATATAAAGCCAATTTGCAAAGACTTTTTGTTTCCAATATTTAAGGAAATATCCATCAAATAATCTCCTGATTATTAAGCTGATGAAAGACAAAGACATCAGTGGCCACACAAGAGAAAGAATACAATCTTTTAAAACATAGTTTAGGGAAAAACAATAAACATACAAATGACTTAACTCacaacaaacagcaacaacaaactcTAGAGAAGAGAGGCAATATGGTTTCCAGAGTAACTATATTATATTCAAAATGCATAGTTTTCAAAGAATTATAAGGCATGCAAAAAAAGTTTAGCCTATtcacagaaaatatatatatatattagtagaGGCTGCTGTTGAAGAAACCTAGATATTAGTCTTACTAGACAAAGACTTTAAATGAACTGTCTCTAAAACGCTCAAGGAACTAAAGGAAACCAAGAGAACAATCATGAACCAAATATATAATGTCAGTAAagagaagtttaaaaagaaaccagataGAAACTCTGGAGCTGAAAACTAATATAACTGAAGTGAAAAATTCACTAGAGCTTTTTAAACAACAGATTTGAAcaggcagaagaatgaatcagtgaaccTGAAGACAGGTCAATTGAGACCATTCagtttgagaaacagaaaaaagaatgaagaaaaaatgaacagagtCTAACAGACCCATGGGACACCATCAAGCATACTAACATAGGCAGAGTCCCCAAAggggaaaaatgagagaaagggacagaaagaatattcaaagaaataacGCCAAAATCTTTCCAAATTTGGTAAAAGATAGGAATCTATGCATCCAAAAGGAACCAAGTAGGATAAACTCAAAGTGATCCACTCTGAGACACATTATAATCAAACTATCTAAAGATGAAGACAGGATAAAGTCTTGAAAGTTATAAGAGAGAAATAACTCATCTTGTACAAGGGACCCTTAATAAGATTAACAACTAATTTCTCATCAGACACCGTGGAGACCTGAGGGAGTGGAATGATGTACTTATAGTCCTTaaaggggggaagaaaaaaaaaactatccacCAAAAATTCCATCTTTTAAATGTGCTGTCTGTTAGGGGTTGAATTATGTACCCCCCAAGTATGGTGATGTCTTAACTCCCAGTTCCTGTgaacatgaccttatttggaaataaggtcctTGCCGATGATCAAATAAAGATGAGGTTATCAGAGTGGACCCTAATCCAATGTGACCAGTGTCTTTGTAAAAGGGAGGAACTTGAACACAGATACAGATATAAACAGAAAGAAGACAATGTGAAGCGACACAGGAAGAAGATAGGAAGACAAGACAAGAAAAGGAATGCCTCAAGCTACAAGAAGCTGGAAGAGAAGCCCAAAACAGATAGTTACTCTAGCATCTTCAGAGGAAGCAGGGCCCTGCATACATCtctatttcagacttctggcctccacagCTGAAACATTAAATTTATGTTGTTCTAAGCCATGCAGGTAGTAGTACTCTCTTTTCGCAACTTCAAGAAATGAATACAATAACCTTCAAATTTGAAGTTGCCCTTCAAAAATTACCATTCAGAAATGAAggcaaacctttaaaaataaataaataaaaatgaaggagaaatgatGATATTCCCATGTAAACAAAAATTGATGGAATTTGTTGCTGATATACCTGCTCTACAAGAAACGCTTCAGGCTAAAATGAAAGGACACTAGACAATAATTTGAAGCCATAAAATAACACCAGTAAAGGTAACTACATAGGTAAATATAAAAGCCAGTATTCTTGTATTTGGGGTTTGtaactcttctttcttttctgatatgATTTGAAAGACAAATGCATAAAACCATTTAAATCTATGTTAATAGACCACAATGTATAAAGATACAATTTATGACAATAATGAGTTTCTGTGTACTACTGAAGCTCAGCTGGTATCAATGCAAATGAGATTGTTATAAATTTAAGATACCAATAATAATTCCAAAGTGACCACTAAGGAATTAACTAAAATATATAGACAGAAAGGAAATAAGAGAATAAAATTGGcacatttcaaaaaattaaatacaaaagaaagcGATAATGGAGACATTGaggaacaaagaaaaatgaaatatgaatatagaaaataaatagcaaaattaCAGAAATAAGTCATCAGtaattcttaagagtcccttggactgcaaggagatccaaccaatccatcctaaaggagaccagtcctgggtgttcattggaagg from the Capra hircus breed San Clemente chromosome 18, ASM170441v1, whole genome shotgun sequence genome contains:
- the LOC102173772 gene encoding CKLF-like MARVEL transmembrane domain-containing protein 1, with protein sequence MQTLKPKPKSRPFCCSVKGHVKLLRLDIINSVVAAVFMIVVSVLALIPETTIYTVLGGDLINSFITAVFLVIVAILAIQEKERRHLFYIGGALCLTAATVCVIDATLVTKTMRNNLKKALGIKMETSGPLAPEPTPPTRTPTRGGPNAPTRATVKQRSRWQPPSKATSQEEPSRTPMKKTPPTPPSGGSRR
- the CMTM2 gene encoding CKLF-like MARVEL transmembrane domain-containing protein 2, whose translation is MADKKDKPGEPAAAAPAAPAAPGAQEAESKREYRKKSEQPKDEVGTRKGCRRYRWEFKDSNKEFWSVGHAEVKLISLACLIGSLVMFTGTTVHPILTLIITMEISIFIFFIIIYTFAIQRYVPFILWPISDLLNDLFCCGFLVGGAVFAIRSRQTVPPNYVTAVVLIGVAALFALVDVCLQKKHFKGKKVKRNVLVPPPPKEPEKPKPAEKTEEAGKKKEAAKPKDPKAKPDAKKGEADKGKAKGGKK